From a region of the Candidatus Methanoplasma cognatum genome:
- the hemB gene encoding porphobilinogen synthase, with protein sequence MFPKDRMRRRRSDESVRRMLTETRLHKDDLVLPLFFDETLDSVKYTDSMPGVPTYPLSDAAKVAERLHSSGINAVMLFGIPKHKDPDGSGAYSEDGVVQNAIRKMGSSSDLLLIADLCMCEYTDHGHCGILSGGKVDNDLTLIQYRKIAESLAHAGAQMVAPSGMMDGQVSNIREALDGSGHKDVSIMAYSAKFCSSFYGPFRDIAHSVPSGCGREAYQMNPANAREAMTEMRTDIEEGADIIMVKPAMPYLDVIKQARAEFSVPVAAYQVSGEYAMIKAAAANGWLDERRAAMESLISIKRAGADIIISYFAEDALKELKR encoded by the coding sequence ATGTTCCCAAAAGACAGAATGAGACGCAGACGTTCTGACGAAAGTGTCCGCAGGATGCTGACAGAAACAAGGCTGCACAAGGATGACCTTGTGCTGCCGCTGTTTTTCGATGAAACTCTGGATTCCGTGAAATATACGGATTCTATGCCTGGAGTTCCGACATATCCGCTTAGCGACGCGGCGAAGGTCGCCGAAAGGCTTCACTCATCGGGGATCAATGCGGTCATGCTCTTCGGGATACCTAAGCACAAGGATCCAGATGGGTCCGGCGCATATTCGGAGGATGGCGTGGTTCAAAACGCTATAAGAAAAATGGGATCGTCCTCCGACCTGCTTCTCATTGCCGACCTGTGCATGTGTGAATATACGGATCACGGGCACTGCGGGATACTTTCCGGCGGAAAGGTGGATAATGATCTGACTCTGATCCAATACAGAAAGATTGCGGAATCCCTCGCACATGCGGGAGCGCAGATGGTAGCCCCGAGCGGCATGATGGACGGCCAGGTCTCCAATATAAGGGAGGCTCTGGACGGATCCGGCCATAAGGACGTTTCAATAATGGCATACAGCGCAAAGTTCTGCAGCTCGTTCTACGGCCCATTCAGGGACATAGCGCATTCCGTTCCGTCGGGATGCGGAAGGGAGGCCTATCAAATGAACCCGGCCAACGCCAGGGAGGCAATGACGGAGATGCGCACGGATATCGAAGAAGGCGCCGACATCATAATGGTAAAACCGGCGATGCCGTATCTCGATGTGATAAAACAGGCAAGGGCCGAGTTCTCCGTTCCGGTGGCGGCCTATCAGGTATCGGGGGAATACGCAATGATAAAGGCCGCGGCCGCGAACGGATGGTTAGACGAACGCAGGGCGGCGATGGAATCTCTCATTTCGATCAAAAGAGCCGGCGCCGACATAATAATATCATACTTCGCCGAAGATGCGCTGAAGGAGCTGAAACGGTGA
- the hemA gene encoding glutamyl-tRNA reductase, which produces MIISLHVTHTDAGIEAMSEVAQMMESNITKYLQNTMAYNEYVILKTCNRFEIYVGTDDAEPVKKEFESFIRNTVPRSKDQSIPFINQGKASIRHLFRVSCGLDSLIVGENHIQGQVREAYVRAKEEGHVSKYLSKLFDRALSIGKRVRNETQINPGSVSVGSAAVDLAEQRTGGLEGKTVTIFGAGSMAAAIGKSLSDKGVQLVIVSGRTFERASDLALQVGGTALSREYLISAVSKSDVLFVATSAPHIIVTPETITSAGERERPLLVVDVSVPKNVDDAVNDISNVSLETMDSLQGVAAENIMRRRTEISEAERIVKDEIAKMDAEYLEEKANRVIGEISRKAAAVREEELSRAKARAVSADIDEVFEDMSRAIVSKMLAEIYENLRVSSLSGENSVIDAARYLFGLEVK; this is translated from the coding sequence GTGATCATAAGCCTCCACGTGACGCATACGGATGCGGGGATCGAAGCCATGAGCGAGGTTGCGCAGATGATGGAGTCCAACATCACCAAATATCTGCAGAACACCATGGCCTATAATGAATATGTTATACTGAAAACATGCAACCGCTTTGAAATATACGTCGGGACGGATGACGCCGAACCGGTAAAAAAGGAGTTCGAGTCATTCATAAGGAACACCGTGCCGCGTTCAAAAGACCAGAGCATACCTTTTATTAACCAAGGAAAAGCGTCGATAAGACATCTCTTCAGAGTGTCGTGCGGCCTCGACTCTCTGATCGTGGGGGAGAATCACATTCAGGGTCAGGTCAGGGAGGCGTACGTGCGGGCCAAAGAAGAAGGGCACGTATCCAAATATCTTTCTAAACTCTTTGACAGGGCACTATCCATAGGTAAGAGAGTAAGGAACGAGACACAGATCAATCCCGGTTCCGTTTCCGTCGGGAGTGCGGCCGTGGATCTGGCCGAACAGAGGACAGGGGGGCTGGAGGGTAAGACCGTCACCATCTTCGGTGCGGGCAGCATGGCGGCGGCCATAGGAAAAAGCCTTTCAGATAAGGGCGTTCAATTGGTGATAGTCTCCGGCCGGACATTTGAAAGGGCCTCGGACCTGGCGCTTCAGGTCGGCGGTACCGCCCTGAGCAGGGAATACCTGATATCGGCCGTGTCAAAGAGCGATGTCCTGTTCGTCGCCACATCGGCCCCTCACATAATCGTCACTCCGGAAACGATAACATCCGCCGGAGAACGGGAGAGGCCGCTTCTTGTTGTGGACGTGTCGGTGCCGAAGAACGTGGATGATGCCGTCAACGATATCTCGAACGTATCGCTGGAGACGATGGACAGCCTCCAGGGGGTGGCTGCCGAGAATATAATGAGAAGAAGAACAGAGATATCCGAGGCGGAGCGCATAGTGAAAGACGAGATCGCCAAAATGGACGCTGAATATCTGGAGGAGAAAGCTAACCGCGTTATCGGGGAAATAAGCAGGAAAGCGGCCGCTGTAAGAGAAGAAGAGCTGTCCAGAGCAAAAGCGAGGGCCGTTTCGGCCGATATCGATGAGGTGTTCGAGGACATGTCGAGGGCGATCGTATCGAAGATGCTCGCAGAGATCTATGAGAACCTCAGGGTCTCTTCTCTCAGCGGGGAAAACAGTGTTATTGATGCAGCTAGGTACCTTTTCGGATTGGAGGTGAAATGA
- a CDS encoding ATP-binding protein: protein MKGKRAAESWEDIEGIKSTEDILIPSDPLDRVLGQEEAIHLAKIAAIQRRHLMLVGPPGTGKSMIARALSMNLPKPKQEVRVVRNPENPERPFLEILDEGQVHDEDDIRAESVGQLLEPDQAPKNVAERLGYICKACGKYSLPYDVNCPFCNKSKIEMGSNSNPFGDLLSGMLEAAMPQGVVTGRERVNTTRILSDGTEETVVFERAGDHIRRLDGKALHKRNQLNKKSNQKVLVKLNRNPFVLATGASETELLGDVRHDPYGGHEKLGTPSYERVTAGSIHEAHEGVLFIDEVSHLGNLQRFILTAMQEKKFPIVGRNPQSAGASVKVDDVPCDFILVAACNIQDLENILSPLRSRIIGGGYEVLVDTAMPDSSRNRAKYAQFVAQEVMMDGRIPHATIDAVEEIIAEGKTRARSDNQLNSLTLRLRELGGLIRAAGDIAVMEKAPLITADLIKEARKRSRPVEDQIRERYGSYMKGMSKDVSSAQKERSQYYFENEHLDDQMFN from the coding sequence ATGAAAGGCAAAAGAGCGGCGGAATCATGGGAAGACATCGAGGGGATAAAGAGCACAGAGGACATACTCATCCCCTCTGATCCACTGGACCGTGTCCTCGGCCAGGAAGAGGCCATACATCTGGCGAAGATCGCCGCCATACAGCGCAGACACCTTATGCTCGTGGGGCCGCCCGGTACCGGGAAGTCCATGATAGCAAGGGCTCTCTCGATGAATCTCCCCAAACCGAAGCAGGAGGTAAGGGTGGTCAGGAATCCCGAGAACCCCGAAAGGCCGTTCCTTGAGATACTTGACGAAGGGCAGGTGCATGATGAGGACGATATTCGCGCCGAGTCGGTCGGCCAGCTCCTGGAACCAGATCAGGCGCCCAAGAACGTCGCAGAGAGGCTGGGCTATATATGCAAAGCATGCGGGAAATACTCGCTCCCGTATGATGTGAACTGTCCTTTCTGCAACAAAAGCAAGATCGAGATGGGATCCAACTCAAACCCTTTCGGGGACCTGCTCAGCGGAATGCTGGAAGCGGCAATGCCTCAGGGCGTGGTCACCGGAAGGGAAAGGGTGAACACCACCCGTATACTGTCCGACGGGACGGAGGAGACGGTGGTCTTCGAGAGAGCGGGAGACCACATCAGGAGACTTGACGGCAAAGCCCTCCACAAGAGGAATCAGCTGAACAAGAAATCCAACCAGAAGGTGCTTGTAAAACTGAACAGGAATCCTTTCGTTCTTGCTACCGGCGCGTCCGAGACCGAACTGCTAGGCGATGTCAGGCACGACCCTTACGGAGGCCATGAAAAACTCGGAACCCCCTCGTATGAGAGGGTCACCGCCGGGTCCATCCATGAAGCCCATGAGGGTGTGCTTTTCATCGATGAGGTATCCCATCTCGGGAACCTGCAGCGGTTCATTCTGACCGCTATGCAGGAGAAGAAGTTCCCCATTGTAGGGCGCAATCCCCAGTCGGCGGGCGCAAGCGTCAAGGTTGACGATGTACCCTGCGATTTCATTCTGGTGGCCGCTTGCAACATCCAAGATCTGGAGAACATCCTCTCCCCTCTTAGGTCGAGGATAATAGGAGGCGGGTATGAGGTGCTGGTGGACACAGCGATGCCTGACAGCTCCCGTAACCGCGCAAAGTACGCTCAATTCGTAGCTCAGGAAGTGATGATGGACGGCCGCATACCTCACGCTACCATCGATGCGGTGGAAGAGATCATCGCAGAGGGAAAGACCCGCGCGAGGTCCGACAACCAGCTCAACTCGCTCACACTTAGGCTGAGAGAGCTCGGAGGCCTTATCAGAGCAGCGGGCGACATCGCGGTGATGGAAAAAGCGCCGCTGATAACCGCCGATCTGATCAAAGAGGCAAGGAAGAGGTCCAGGCCCGTGGAGGACCAGATCAGGGAAAGGTACGGTTCCTACATGAAAGGGATGTCGAAAGACGTTTCCAGCGCGCAGAAGGAGAGGTCGCAGTATTACTTTGAGAATGAGCACCTCGACGATCAGATGTTCAACTGA
- the dnaG gene encoding DNA primase DnaG — protein MNIDPNTTKYMIKAKITADGVVEKPDVVGAIFGQTEGLLGEDLDLRDLQKTGRIGRIEVEIVSKGGKSEGIIYISSSLDQVETVIIASSLETIDRVGPCKAGIRVLGIEDVRVIKREKVVERAKELLNELISQSKGSSADLTQSIRQSIQVEEITTYGKDKCPAGPGVKDSETIIIVEGRSDVLNLLKAGIKNAIAVEGTNIPKTVQDLSREKVTTAFVDGDRGGELILRELFQTSEIDFVARAPRAHEVEELSTKQLVKCLRNKIPGDQYMEMNGITVAAAEEKETSVIPLSPPLSLSPPASSSPSSEEEDRSRKIRDERNRRDRNDKKRLREDDQDNGRKGRERFNSENVERFKKKVEEPAEEEPAEEVKEVEHDEPEEEKPRKGKETTQWTEAPPAHREDQDEKPKKGRPSKQHDDDAGKPARTLRGKKDRNTKTLSPEQEAFRDMLLDMSSTHNAKLLSEDNSVIKEIAVKNLVNSLKEDSEGIAVIVFDGVISQRILDVSVERGIKTIVGTRKGNITKMPAETTIFTKEDLY, from the coding sequence ATGAACATAGATCCAAACACAACAAAATATATGATAAAAGCAAAGATCACCGCAGACGGCGTCGTCGAGAAACCTGACGTCGTCGGGGCGATCTTCGGACAGACAGAGGGGCTTTTGGGAGAGGACCTTGACCTGAGGGATCTTCAGAAGACCGGCAGGATAGGGAGGATAGAGGTAGAGATAGTTTCCAAAGGCGGAAAGTCGGAGGGGATAATATACATCTCGTCAAGCCTGGACCAGGTGGAGACGGTTATAATAGCGTCATCCCTTGAGACCATCGACAGGGTCGGGCCGTGCAAAGCGGGTATAAGAGTTCTCGGAATAGAGGACGTCCGCGTGATCAAGAGAGAGAAAGTGGTCGAGCGCGCAAAAGAACTCTTGAATGAGCTGATAAGCCAATCAAAGGGGTCCTCGGCGGACCTTACTCAGAGCATAAGGCAGAGCATACAGGTAGAGGAGATCACCACGTACGGAAAGGACAAATGTCCCGCCGGACCAGGAGTGAAGGATTCGGAAACGATAATTATCGTGGAAGGGAGATCGGATGTCCTCAACCTCCTGAAAGCAGGCATCAAGAACGCTATCGCAGTGGAAGGGACCAACATCCCTAAGACGGTGCAGGATCTCTCCAGAGAGAAGGTCACGACGGCGTTCGTCGACGGCGACAGAGGAGGGGAGCTGATCCTCAGGGAACTTTTCCAGACCTCCGAGATAGACTTCGTGGCCCGTGCACCTCGTGCGCACGAGGTTGAGGAGCTTTCGACCAAACAGCTGGTTAAATGCCTGCGCAACAAGATCCCCGGCGACCAGTACATGGAGATGAACGGCATCACCGTAGCTGCTGCGGAGGAGAAGGAGACCTCCGTCATTCCGTTATCCCCTCCTCTTTCGTTATCCCCTCCCGCTTCATCTTCTCCCTCCTCCGAGGAAGAAGACAGGTCAAGGAAGATCCGCGACGAGAGGAACAGAAGAGACCGCAATGATAAGAAAAGACTGCGCGAGGACGATCAAGACAACGGGAGAAAAGGCCGCGAGAGGTTCAATAGCGAAAATGTCGAGAGGTTCAAGAAGAAGGTCGAGGAGCCTGCCGAAGAGGAGCCTGCCGAAGAGGTCAAAGAAGTCGAGCACGACGAGCCTGAGGAAGAAAAACCTAGAAAAGGCAAAGAGACCACGCAGTGGACCGAAGCCCCTCCCGCCCACCGTGAGGATCAGGATGAAAAGCCGAAAAAGGGCCGTCCATCAAAACAACATGACGACGACGCCGGAAAACCTGCGAGGACACTCCGCGGGAAGAAGGACAGGAACACAAAGACACTGTCCCCGGAACAGGAAGCGTTCAGAGATATGCTGCTGGATATGTCATCCACGCACAACGCCAAACTCCTCTCGGAGGATAACTCCGTTATAAAAGAGATAGCGGTGAAGAACCTGGTGAACTCGCTCAAAGAAGATTCAGAAGGGATAGCCGTGATAGTCTTTGACGGCGTTATCTCACAAAGGATACTGGATGTTTCCGTCGAAAGAGGGATCAAGACGATCGTGGGGACACGCAAAGGCAACATCACAAAGATGCCTGCCGAGACCACAATCTTTACCAAAGAAGACCTATACTGA
- a CDS encoding cation-translocating P-type ATPase has protein sequence MTEVNRIPQGTIPDPKKEQIKVPLTRKIFEFLSGLPMTIAAGIFLAISLALILTKTSLPIDPAWVTIAVCGYPLFYLAVWRIIYNDGLSKISSALLISIAVTAAVFIGEIFAAGEVAFIMAIGAILEDKTVERAKKGIKQLIGLAPQNGRVVREGFEEMVRIEDVIEGDILRILPGEAVPVDGRILFGNTSIDQSIITGESLPVDKGVGDEVFCGTVNLFGSVDIKAMKVGEDSSLQKLIRLVREAEDNKAPMQRIADKWASWLVPLVSLIALATYFVTGDITRSVTILVVFCPCALVLSTPAAIMAAVGQATKHGVVIKSGDALERMGKVDTVAFDKTGTLTYGSLVVSDAVPLDTAVSGKELLAVAASAEAFSEHPLGKAVAAHAKRQGIRMHPIDNFKMMPGRGISADMYGRAVLCGNVSFLRENGIDPDAAAGPLERLHSQGKATILVSLDGRCIGIIALSDTLRETAENMVREIKEADAEVVLLTGDNRQAANHFSEKVGIEAVHAELIPAQKVELIQKMQDEGRCVCMIGDGVNDAPALKAADVGVAMGSMGSDIAIEAADIALMGDDIAKIPYLKRLSNATVRLIRFNIAISMSINAVAVILSMFALLNPVTGALVHNAGSVLVVLNAALLYDRKYI, from the coding sequence TTGACAGAAGTAAACCGCATACCGCAAGGAACAATTCCAGATCCGAAGAAGGAACAGATCAAAGTCCCGCTTACGAGGAAGATATTCGAGTTCCTTTCCGGTCTGCCGATGACGATCGCGGCCGGGATATTCCTCGCAATCAGCCTGGCACTCATACTAACAAAAACATCCCTGCCGATCGACCCGGCATGGGTAACGATCGCGGTATGCGGGTATCCGCTTTTCTATCTCGCCGTTTGGCGGATCATTTACAACGATGGCCTCAGCAAGATATCTTCCGCGTTACTTATATCCATCGCAGTGACCGCCGCGGTTTTCATCGGCGAGATCTTTGCGGCGGGAGAGGTCGCGTTCATAATGGCCATCGGCGCCATACTGGAAGATAAAACAGTGGAACGGGCAAAGAAAGGCATCAAACAGCTTATCGGACTGGCGCCGCAAAACGGGCGCGTTGTCAGAGAAGGTTTTGAAGAGATGGTGCGGATCGAAGACGTCATAGAAGGTGACATTCTTCGAATCCTTCCCGGCGAGGCTGTGCCGGTGGACGGCAGGATCCTCTTCGGCAATACTTCGATCGATCAGTCGATCATCACTGGCGAATCCCTGCCCGTTGACAAAGGGGTCGGCGACGAGGTGTTCTGCGGAACGGTCAATCTGTTTGGGTCTGTTGATATAAAAGCGATGAAAGTAGGCGAGGACTCCTCCCTTCAGAAGCTTATCCGTTTGGTCCGGGAGGCCGAGGACAACAAAGCGCCCATGCAGCGCATCGCCGACAAATGGGCGTCATGGCTGGTCCCGTTGGTATCTTTGATAGCTCTCGCTACATATTTCGTCACCGGGGATATCACAAGATCAGTAACGATACTGGTCGTATTCTGCCCCTGCGCCCTCGTCCTTTCCACGCCGGCAGCCATAATGGCGGCGGTCGGACAAGCTACGAAACATGGGGTCGTTATCAAATCCGGAGACGCTCTGGAACGCATGGGAAAGGTGGACACCGTCGCGTTTGATAAAACAGGAACGCTCACGTACGGCAGTCTCGTAGTCAGCGATGCTGTCCCGCTTGATACAGCCGTGAGCGGTAAAGAATTGTTAGCGGTCGCCGCATCGGCCGAAGCCTTTTCGGAACACCCTCTCGGCAAGGCGGTAGCAGCACATGCGAAGAGGCAGGGGATACGGATGCATCCCATAGACAATTTCAAAATGATGCCCGGAAGGGGAATAAGCGCAGATATGTACGGCAGGGCCGTTCTCTGCGGGAACGTTTCATTTCTGCGGGAGAACGGCATCGATCCGGACGCAGCCGCCGGCCCTCTGGAGCGGCTCCACAGTCAAGGGAAAGCAACGATACTTGTTTCGCTGGACGGCAGATGCATAGGCATCATCGCACTCTCAGATACGCTGCGGGAAACTGCGGAGAACATGGTCAGGGAAATTAAAGAAGCGGATGCTGAGGTCGTTCTTCTGACCGGCGATAACAGGCAGGCAGCGAACCACTTTTCGGAAAAGGTCGGCATAGAGGCCGTTCATGCGGAATTGATCCCCGCCCAAAAGGTAGAGCTGATACAAAAGATGCAGGATGAAGGCCGCTGCGTATGCATGATAGGCGACGGAGTGAATGACGCTCCCGCCCTTAAAGCAGCGGACGTGGGAGTAGCGATGGGGAGCATGGGCAGCGACATAGCCATCGAAGCTGCCGACATTGCGCTCATGGGCGACGACATAGCGAAGATCCCGTACCTGAAACGCTTATCCAACGCAACGGTCAGGCTGATCAGATTCAATATTGCAATTTCCATGTCCATCAACGCCGTAGCGGTCATACTTTCCATGTTCGCCCTCCTTAACCCCGTCACGGGCGCATTGGTTCATAACGCAGGTTCCGTTCTGGTCGTCCTGAACGCGGCGCTGCTCTATGACAGGAAATACATCTGA
- a CDS encoding ATP-binding cassette domain-containing protein, protein MDNEKETILETKNLSYRYEGGKQALKNVSVKIPTGCKVAFIGPNGAGKSTLFMHFNGILKPTEGEVEYNSNKVEHTKKGLLGLRKEVTFVTQNPDDQIFNVIVEDDVAFGPFNLDLPLDEIRKRVKDALKMVGMEEERSRPIHHLSFGQRKRVAVASALAMYPKVLIMDEPTAGLDPEMVYRLYEIADEVNMSGSTVIISTHDIETAYSWADLVIVLFDGEVLAQGTPFEVFSMKDVLDKAGLSVPMIHKLNEFMKENVKDSVYGRTMTTTLMNIRQNIEPGTLFVMRPGYEGETHGRIGVYGSMSRSFAESKDIAVELRFNAIERCIEEVIGGKDSTLYLDASLSHVLQHKLSDVALHGVNIKTEERQ, encoded by the coding sequence TTGGATAACGAGAAAGAAACGATACTTGAAACAAAGAACCTTAGCTATAGGTATGAGGGCGGGAAACAGGCCCTGAAGAATGTGTCCGTCAAAATCCCGACAGGATGCAAGGTCGCTTTTATAGGGCCCAACGGCGCCGGTAAAAGCACGCTTTTCATGCATTTCAATGGCATACTGAAACCGACCGAGGGAGAGGTGGAGTACAATTCGAACAAGGTCGAGCACACAAAGAAAGGACTGCTTGGCCTTAGAAAAGAGGTCACGTTCGTAACGCAGAATCCAGACGATCAGATATTCAACGTGATAGTCGAGGATGATGTGGCCTTCGGCCCCTTCAACCTCGATCTTCCTCTGGATGAGATCCGTAAGAGGGTTAAAGATGCTCTGAAAATGGTGGGGATGGAAGAGGAGCGTTCAAGGCCGATACACCATCTGTCATTCGGCCAGAGGAAGAGAGTGGCCGTGGCCAGCGCGCTGGCGATGTACCCGAAGGTATTGATAATGGACGAACCCACCGCCGGTCTGGACCCTGAAATGGTGTACCGCCTTTATGAGATAGCAGATGAGGTCAACATGAGCGGTTCCACGGTCATAATATCTACGCATGATATCGAAACCGCATATTCGTGGGCGGACCTGGTGATTGTTCTTTTTGACGGAGAGGTACTCGCACAGGGAACGCCCTTTGAGGTGTTCTCTATGAAGGATGTGCTTGATAAGGCGGGGCTCTCGGTCCCGATGATCCACAAACTAAATGAGTTCATGAAAGAGAATGTTAAGGACAGCGTATACGGAAGAACGATGACGACCACTCTGATGAACATACGTCAGAACATAGAACCCGGAACGCTTTTCGTAATGAGGCCCGGGTATGAGGGTGAGACGCACGGGCGCATAGGCGTGTACGGGAGCATGTCCCGTTCATTCGCCGAAAGCAAAGACATCGCAGTGGAATTGAGGTTCAATGCCATAGAAAGATGCATAGAGGAGGTCATCGGCGGAAAAGATTCGACACTCTATCTCGATGCGTCGCTCAGCCACGTCCTTCAACATAAGCTGTCGGACGTCGCCTTGCATGGCGTGAATATAAAGACAGAAGAACGGCAGTGA
- the cbiQ gene encoding cobalt ECF transporter T component CbiQ has product MSEEHSSEFNSVDTAAYRSPMLRWSPLAKLFLILSLLVLDIASKIIWMPVFAFVIGLSLFLYGSRLRPPVTLMKLFVYAQVLIIISAVIFAIVTPGVSVASVKIGITINFTDAGVSFATLVYARSTAALLLLYSFAVSTPVPHLADALRKLRFPDVFVELLVLIYRYTFLLMETAESMHLAAECKFGYSGYRRSMNTTARLAVGVFMRSLDTAEKGQVALQCRNYRGEFQTLSSFNKKSKAATAFCAALVCASVIFFIALQEGVLLIG; this is encoded by the coding sequence ATGAGCGAAGAGCACAGCAGTGAGTTCAATTCGGTGGATACGGCGGCGTACAGGAGCCCTATGCTTCGCTGGTCTCCGCTGGCCAAACTTTTTCTCATACTTTCACTGCTAGTGCTGGACATCGCTTCGAAAATAATATGGATGCCTGTTTTCGCATTTGTGATAGGGCTGTCCCTATTCCTTTACGGCTCCAGACTAAGGCCGCCTGTTACTTTAATGAAACTCTTTGTCTATGCTCAGGTACTCATAATAATAAGCGCCGTCATTTTTGCGATCGTAACACCGGGGGTGTCGGTCGCATCGGTGAAAATAGGCATAACGATCAACTTCACGGACGCAGGCGTTTCGTTCGCCACACTGGTGTATGCAAGATCTACCGCCGCGCTTCTTCTGCTGTACTCCTTCGCGGTCTCCACGCCGGTTCCGCACCTCGCCGACGCATTGAGGAAACTTCGGTTCCCGGATGTTTTCGTGGAGTTGCTCGTTCTGATATACCGCTACACTTTCCTCCTTATGGAGACCGCGGAGAGCATGCACCTTGCCGCTGAATGCAAGTTTGGCTATTCAGGATACAGGAGAAGCATGAACACCACGGCAAGACTGGCGGTCGGTGTTTTCATGCGGTCCCTGGATACGGCTGAAAAAGGCCAGGTCGCATTGCAATGCAGGAATTACAGGGGGGAGTTCCAAACCCTTTCATCTTTCAACAAAAAAAGCAAAGCGGCAACAGCGTTCTGCGCGGCCTTGGTATGCGCCTCCGTAATATTTTTTATCGCGCTGCAGGAAGGAGTGTTATTAATTGGATAA
- a CDS encoding energy-coupling factor ABC transporter permease has translation MHIMEGFLPLPWAIFWTLVAIPFWIWGIRALRKFLTEHPEKKLSLALSGAFVVILSSLKIPSVTGSSSHPTGTGLSVMLSGPWITVIICTIVLLFQGTFLAHGGFTTLGANVFSMGIAGPFAAYYLFKYLRKMNVNPVITVFSVAFVADIVTYLVTALQLTLIVPHADISSFAQTYATFFGIFATTQIPIAIAEGALFVFFFKYLADIRPDLVKGIGFDTSVRQSRGILSDETKDKISIFTYKTKTRLMLVCFAAVSAAMILLAYFFAFFRDVGGADDAGADAILDLNPDYTPWIENFIQFSESHLTILFLIQTAIGILILAYIVHAFQKRKREKAEEPLEST, from the coding sequence ATGCACATAATGGAGGGGTTCCTGCCGCTTCCCTGGGCAATATTCTGGACACTGGTCGCCATACCGTTCTGGATATGGGGGATAAGGGCGCTGAGAAAATTCCTGACCGAACACCCCGAAAAGAAACTGTCGCTCGCACTGTCGGGGGCGTTCGTCGTCATCCTTTCTTCACTGAAAATACCTTCCGTCACAGGCTCATCATCGCATCCCACAGGCACCGGGCTGTCGGTGATGCTTTCCGGACCGTGGATCACTGTGATCATATGTACTATAGTTCTGTTGTTCCAGGGGACATTCTTAGCTCACGGCGGATTCACGACGCTGGGGGCTAACGTATTCTCGATGGGCATCGCCGGACCGTTTGCTGCATATTACCTATTCAAATATCTCAGGAAAATGAACGTCAACCCCGTCATAACGGTTTTTTCGGTCGCTTTTGTCGCAGACATAGTAACATACCTTGTGACCGCGTTACAGCTCACGCTGATAGTTCCGCATGCGGACATATCGTCGTTCGCTCAAACGTATGCCACGTTCTTCGGGATATTCGCGACCACACAGATACCCATCGCCATAGCGGAAGGAGCACTATTCGTGTTCTTCTTCAAGTACCTCGCCGACATCAGGCCCGACCTTGTCAAAGGCATAGGATTCGACACATCGGTCCGTCAGTCCAGAGGCATACTGAGCGATGAAACAAAAGATAAGATCAGTATCTTTACTTACAAGACAAAGACCCGTCTTATGCTCGTTTGCTTTGCCGCCGTCTCCGCCGCCATGATACTGCTTGCATATTTCTTTGCGTTCTTCAGGGATGTGGGGGGTGCGGACGATGCCGGTGCGGATGCGATATTGGATCTTAATCCCGATTATACGCCATGGATAGAGAACTTTATACAATTCAGCGAGTCTCATCTGACCATTCTATTCCTCATCCAAACAGCGATCGGCATCCTGATACTTGCGTATATTGTGCATGCCTTCCAAAAAAGAAAACGTGAAAAGGCCGAGGAGCCGCTGGAAAGCACATGA
- the ribH gene encoding 6,7-dimethyl-8-ribityllumazine synthase, with translation MKAYKLGMVAAEFNFDITSMMIERARSEAEFLGVEIVKTIMVPGVYEIPLAVKALLERTDVDAVITIGAVIKGETKHDEVVIAQASRLVADLQLEYSKPVAFGITGPDMTQLQAMDRIEKGRDVVDAAVKMLKRLEKV, from the coding sequence ATGAAAGCATATAAATTAGGAATGGTGGCGGCGGAGTTCAACTTCGACATCACATCCATGATGATAGAGAGGGCGAGATCCGAAGCGGAGTTCCTCGGGGTTGAGATAGTAAAGACCATAATGGTCCCCGGCGTCTACGAGATACCGCTGGCGGTGAAAGCATTGCTTGAGAGGACCGACGTCGATGCGGTCATAACCATCGGAGCGGTCATAAAGGGGGAGACGAAGCATGATGAAGTGGTCATCGCGCAGGCGTCCAGACTTGTCGCGGATCTCCAGCTGGAATACAGCAAGCCGGTCGCATTCGGAATAACAGGGCCGGATATGACGCAGCTCCAGGCGATGGACCGTATCGAGAAGGGAAGGGATGTGGTGGACGCCGCTGTGAAGATGCTCAAAAGGCTTGAAAAGGTGTGA